In Corynebacterium matruchotii, a single genomic region encodes these proteins:
- a CDS encoding TetR/AcrR family transcriptional regulator, translating to MGEVRQAKKAATRRALARATAALARDRGADVVSIAEITTAVGVSQRTFHNYFDSKEDAIMEFAVFCVDNLIDTMEMLPPGANTSVIAAVEQAVIMHLDVPDAELESFYSFRLLRQQFDTRSHEKYNELREDLKVRVLARVRALYPELSDWAVQVQLACAATAAKLALDRYYSYCHTAADDADSKSAGNGDAILLVHEAFAQLKR from the coding sequence GTGGGCGAAGTTCGGCAAGCAAAAAAGGCCGCAACCCGGCGCGCCTTGGCCCGGGCGACCGCCGCACTGGCCCGTGATCGGGGTGCGGATGTCGTGAGTATTGCGGAGATTACCACCGCGGTGGGGGTGTCGCAGCGTACCTTCCATAACTATTTCGATTCGAAAGAAGATGCGATTATGGAGTTTGCGGTGTTTTGTGTGGATAATCTCATTGATACTATGGAGATGTTGCCGCCGGGGGCGAACACTAGTGTGATTGCCGCGGTGGAGCAGGCAGTGATTATGCACCTGGATGTGCCGGATGCAGAGCTGGAGTCGTTTTATTCGTTTCGGCTGTTGCGGCAGCAGTTTGATACCCGCAGCCATGAGAAATATAACGAATTGCGGGAGGATTTGAAGGTGCGGGTGCTAGCGAGGGTTCGGGCCTTATATCCTGAGCTTAGTGACTGGGCCGTTCAGGTTCAGTTAGCATGTGCCGCTACAGCGGCTAAACTAGCCCTTGACCGTTATTACTCTTATTGTCACACCGCGGCGGATGATGCGGATAGTAAGAGTGCAGGTAACGGGGATGCCATCTTACTCGTGCATGAGGCGTTCGCCCAGTTGAAGCGCTAA
- a CDS encoding DUF6882 domain-containing protein, translating to MFLTAPLSLSDVVADGFLTQAGFDDALKQRGTVTKTEFNPRLDGYEVVLTTDDSKTHVFSSHTVAYIDQGRTTWKWKDEPQFRFLGTWPSDDMIKAARTLAGNGPCFLVPQPDGSFDVAVLDADQLPKLHVHTALCVGLANMPATMELERALTAFGATNNIGMTTTDDKVTFDEGTVVDLATRRVVSSLTFANVVADAFYFSTEHQMYFEGRYPGAPVMFNPVTNSVIVADSFAAHGLIVGRIKDGVWQWEHNASLRKFALDYAILEFLRDRTPVAEAAARGFDCATKRILKHWTHVFVRLDDDTTALVIMDAHQLRLPPASPEATLAVMATPLPEGVDKQRAKISYHQLRNS from the coding sequence GTGTTTTTGACTGCGCCGCTGTCGCTGAGCGATGTTGTAGCTGATGGTTTTCTCACCCAGGCTGGGTTTGATGATGCGTTGAAGCAGCGTGGCACGGTGACGAAGACCGAGTTTAATCCTCGCCTCGATGGTTATGAGGTGGTGTTGACCACGGATGACAGTAAGACTCATGTGTTTTCGTCGCATACTGTGGCCTATATTGATCAGGGGCGGACCACGTGGAAGTGGAAGGATGAGCCGCAGTTTCGGTTTTTGGGGACGTGGCCGAGCGATGACATGATTAAGGCGGCGCGGACGTTGGCGGGGAATGGTCCGTGTTTTTTGGTGCCACAGCCGGATGGTTCGTTTGATGTGGCGGTTCTTGATGCGGATCAGTTGCCGAAGTTGCATGTGCATACGGCGCTGTGCGTGGGGTTGGCAAATATGCCGGCAACCATGGAGTTGGAGCGGGCGCTGACGGCGTTTGGGGCGACGAATAATATTGGCATGACCACCACCGATGATAAAGTGACGTTTGATGAGGGGACGGTGGTGGATTTAGCGACCCGACGAGTGGTGAGTTCGCTCACGTTTGCGAATGTGGTGGCGGATGCGTTTTATTTTTCCACGGAGCATCAAATGTATTTTGAGGGCCGGTATCCGGGGGCGCCGGTGATGTTTAATCCGGTGACGAATAGCGTGATTGTGGCTGATTCGTTTGCGGCGCATGGGCTCATAGTGGGCCGGATTAAGGATGGGGTGTGGCAGTGGGAGCATAATGCGAGCTTGCGGAAGTTTGCGTTGGATTATGCGATCCTGGAGTTTTTGCGGGATCGGACGCCGGTGGCGGAGGCCGCTGCCCGGGGGTTTGATTGTGCGACGAAGCGGATTTTAAAGCATTGGACGCATGTGTTTGTGCGGTTGGATGATGATACGACCGCGTTGGTGATTATGGATGCGCACCAGTTGCGGTTGCCGCCGGCTTCCCCGGAGGCGACGTTGGCGGTGATGGCGACGCCGCTGCCGGAGGGTGTGGATAAGCAGCGGGCGAAGATTAGTTACCATCAGCTGCGGAATAGCTGA
- a CDS encoding 3-hydroxyisobutyryl-CoA hydrolase, whose protein sequence is MTDQLVIARQEHTTGVLELNRPRALNSLTSDMVRIIDQHLAEWATDPQITQVLIYSNSPKAFCAGGDVRLAREYLLAGTPERADEFFAAEYVMNGNIAHFPKPYIALIDGIAMGGGLGISVHGSHRIVTENALAAMPEMAIGFMPDVGMSYMMQHMVGTYGRKSPAVARFLAITGYRLDPADMLYTGLATHYVSRQNLDALHRDIIEYGVDKALATYQETSPENPQLKTYIDDIEAAFGHPTWDEIDHRLTGELRDLVHQHIAHASPSAIVAALELITAAGTKTDIRHELALEIPFGEYIRRQPDFAEGVRAVLVDKRPDAQFQPKTFADVDPAPYRKILSYSAADGN, encoded by the coding sequence ATGACCGACCAACTTGTTATCGCCCGGCAGGAACACACCACCGGGGTTCTCGAACTCAACCGGCCCCGGGCGCTCAATTCCCTCACCTCCGATATGGTGCGCATCATCGACCAACACCTGGCCGAATGGGCGACGGACCCGCAGATCACCCAGGTACTCATTTACTCCAATTCGCCCAAAGCCTTCTGCGCCGGCGGCGACGTGCGGCTCGCCCGGGAATACCTGCTTGCTGGCACGCCCGAACGCGCCGACGAATTCTTCGCCGCCGAATACGTCATGAACGGCAATATCGCCCACTTCCCCAAACCCTACATTGCGCTTATCGACGGAATCGCCATGGGCGGTGGCCTCGGCATCTCCGTCCACGGCAGCCACCGCATCGTCACGGAAAACGCCCTGGCCGCCATGCCCGAAATGGCCATCGGATTCATGCCTGATGTGGGCATGTCCTACATGATGCAACACATGGTAGGAACATATGGTCGAAAATCCCCGGCCGTGGCCCGGTTCCTCGCCATCACTGGCTACCGGCTCGATCCCGCCGACATGCTCTACACCGGCCTCGCCACCCACTACGTTTCTCGTCAAAACCTTGACGCCCTCCACCGCGACATCATCGAATACGGCGTTGACAAGGCACTCGCCACATACCAAGAAACCTCGCCGGAAAACCCACAGCTCAAAACCTATATTGACGATATCGAGGCCGCCTTCGGCCACCCCACCTGGGACGAAATCGACCACCGCCTCACCGGGGAACTCCGCGACCTCGTCCACCAACACATCGCCCACGCCAGCCCCTCCGCCATCGTGGCCGCCCTCGAACTCATCACCGCCGCCGGCACCAAGACCGACATCCGCCACGAACTCGCGCTCGAAATTCCATTCGGCGAATACATCCGCAGGCAACCCGACTTCGCGGAAGGCGTGCGTGCGGTACTCGTCGACAAGCGACCCGACGCACAATTCCAACCAAAAACCTTCGCCGACGTCGACCCGGCCCCCTACCGGAAAATCCTCAGCTATTCCGCAGCTGATGGTAACTAA
- a CDS encoding Cof-type HAD-IIB family hydrolase, with protein sequence MQFRLITCDMDGTLLDNAKNISDDFWPLLGRLQEQGIIFAPASGRQLETILDMFEKAPNPVSVIAENGALVYHDGEIVSLTTIDKTATMRVLDAIAEHPEVGWEVTLCRADGAFVGHTNEEFARLTAMYYHKLNVVDDVRDYVNDDVIKLALFTRGDPEEVAETVLKDATGDDLAVVVSGTQSIDVIHQDINKGIGLQELAAKVGVPLSQTLAFGDYLNDAELLAAAGTSYAMANGHPQLKAAADHIAPSNEENGVVRVLQQLLDS encoded by the coding sequence ATGCAATTTCGGTTAATTACCTGCGACATGGACGGAACCCTGCTCGACAATGCGAAAAACATCTCCGATGATTTCTGGCCACTGCTGGGCCGGCTTCAGGAGCAGGGCATTATTTTTGCCCCCGCCTCCGGGCGGCAGCTGGAGACAATACTCGACATGTTCGAAAAGGCACCGAACCCGGTGTCGGTCATCGCGGAAAACGGGGCCCTGGTGTACCACGATGGTGAGATTGTTTCTCTGACCACCATTGACAAAACCGCAACCATGCGGGTGCTGGATGCCATCGCCGAACACCCGGAGGTCGGGTGGGAGGTCACGCTCTGCCGCGCCGATGGGGCCTTCGTGGGCCACACCAATGAAGAATTCGCCCGGCTCACCGCCATGTATTACCACAAGCTCAACGTGGTCGACGATGTGCGGGACTACGTCAACGATGACGTGATTAAGCTGGCCCTCTTCACCCGAGGCGACCCGGAAGAAGTAGCAGAAACCGTCCTGAAGGATGCCACCGGCGACGACCTGGCCGTCGTCGTGTCCGGAACCCAAAGCATTGATGTCATCCACCAAGACATCAACAAGGGCATAGGCCTTCAGGAGCTGGCTGCCAAGGTGGGAGTGCCGTTATCCCAAACCCTAGCGTTCGGCGACTACCTCAACGACGCCGAACTCCTGGCCGCCGCCGGTACTTCCTACGCCATGGCCAACGGGCACCCCCAGCTGAAGGCCGCCGCCGACCACATCGCCCCCTCGAACGAAGAAAACGGCGTCGTGCGGGTGCTCCAGCAACTCCTGGACTCCTAG
- the ppk2 gene encoding polyphosphate kinase 2, with the protein MTKRKRKKPAKLSKEAYEAELKRLQAELVEMQRWVVETGARVVVLMEGRDAAGKGSAIKRITQYLNPRTCRVEALPAPGTRERGQWYFQRYVEKLPTKGEIVIFDRSWYNRAGVERVMGFCTSEEYRRFLHQAPIFERLLVEDGIMLRKYWFSVSDDEQIARFKSRRNDPLRRWKLSPMDLQSITRWEDYSRAKDEMFIHTDIPSAPWYTVESEDKKRSRINVIAHLLSTIPYEKIDTPLPDIPERPQSEGYERPPRSDFRYVPDVATQLERTRQKKNG; encoded by the coding sequence ATGACGAAACGTAAACGGAAAAAGCCCGCCAAACTGTCGAAGGAAGCCTACGAGGCCGAGCTGAAACGGCTTCAGGCCGAATTGGTGGAAATGCAACGGTGGGTGGTGGAGACCGGTGCCCGGGTTGTGGTGCTCATGGAGGGCCGTGACGCCGCCGGGAAAGGTTCCGCGATTAAACGCATCACCCAATATCTCAACCCCCGCACCTGCCGGGTGGAGGCCCTGCCCGCGCCGGGAACCCGGGAGCGTGGTCAGTGGTATTTCCAACGCTATGTGGAGAAACTGCCGACAAAAGGGGAAATAGTCATTTTTGACCGGTCGTGGTATAACCGCGCCGGGGTGGAGCGGGTCATGGGGTTCTGCACCTCTGAGGAGTACCGCAGGTTTTTACACCAGGCCCCCATTTTCGAACGGCTGCTGGTTGAGGACGGTATTATGCTGCGCAAATATTGGTTCTCAGTGTCGGATGACGAGCAGATTGCCCGGTTTAAGTCCCGCCGGAATGATCCATTGCGTAGGTGGAAGCTGTCGCCCATGGATTTGCAGTCGATCACCCGGTGGGAGGATTATTCCCGGGCGAAGGATGAAATGTTTATCCACACGGATATTCCCTCCGCCCCTTGGTACACGGTGGAGTCGGAGGATAAGAAGCGGTCCCGGATTAATGTGATCGCCCACCTGCTGTCGACAATCCCCTACGAGAAGATTGACACGCCCTTGCCGGATATTCCCGAACGGCCGCAGTCCGAGGGGTATGAGCGGCCACCCCGGTCGGATTTCCGCTATGTGCCGGATGTGGCCACCCAGTTGGAACGCACCAGGCAGAAGAAAAACGGCTAG
- a CDS encoding putative quinol monooxygenase, with protein MILINVKFRVKPEHTATFLTDIDWFTTATRAEPGNLFFDWYQSPADPGEFILVEGFHDDAAEPHVNSEHFQRACRELPGYLVETPEIINTLIAGKTVWDRMAEFQVKN; from the coding sequence ATGATCCTTATCAACGTGAAATTCCGGGTCAAACCGGAGCATACTGCCACCTTCCTCACCGACATCGACTGGTTCACCACCGCCACCCGGGCGGAACCAGGCAACCTGTTTTTTGACTGGTACCAATCACCCGCCGACCCGGGAGAATTCATCCTCGTCGAAGGCTTCCACGATGACGCCGCCGAACCCCACGTGAATTCGGAGCATTTCCAGCGCGCCTGCCGGGAACTGCCCGGCTACCTGGTGGAGACCCCCGAAATCATTAACACGCTCATTGCGGGGAAAACCGTGTGGGACCGCATGGCGGAATTTCAGGTAAAAAACTAG
- a CDS encoding ABC-F family ATP-binding cassette domain-containing protein: MVNLINLENVDKSFGLKTLLHKVSLGVQSGDRIGVVGINGGGKTTLIEVLTGVEQPDAGRVSHNSSLRMAVVTQRMQLTGTDTIADVVVAPLGLQTYEWASNARVREVLHGLGIERLGLDTQVGQLSGGEQRRVNLAAALVRELDLVVLDEPTNHLDIEGVQWLADHLLSRKLSVVVVTHDRWFLDTVATRTWEVHDGQVDAYEGGYNDWIFARAERSRQADAMEQRRQNLARKELAWLRRGAPARTSKPRYRIDAAEALIAAVPPPRDKVELMAFSRQRQGRIVVELEDARIDTPDGRPLVDDLTWRLGPGERIGLVGVNGSGKTTLLRALAGEYPLAAGRRIEGRTVRLGWLRQELDDLDPDMRLLDAVEEVASYVQLGKKELSAAQLAERLGFSPKRQRTPIKDLSGGERRRLQLTRVLMSEPNVLLLDEPTNDLDIDTLQELESLLDNWAGTLVVISHDRYLIERIADSTWALFGDGKLTNLPGGIDDYLKRRHAIAARTPAPEPKPESEKPRSGSEMRRLSKEMAAVERKIAKTRDQLAAVEADMAAYATDMDQLVTLGAQADELKHQLDELETRWLELGEQLEG, translated from the coding sequence GTGGTTAACCTCATCAATTTGGAGAACGTAGACAAATCTTTCGGGCTGAAAACCCTGCTGCACAAGGTGAGCCTGGGGGTGCAATCCGGTGACCGCATTGGGGTGGTGGGGATCAACGGCGGCGGGAAAACCACCCTGATCGAGGTGCTGACCGGGGTGGAACAACCGGATGCGGGCCGGGTGAGCCACAACTCGTCGCTGCGCATGGCGGTGGTGACGCAGCGCATGCAGCTCACCGGCACGGACACCATCGCGGATGTGGTGGTGGCGCCATTGGGGTTGCAAACCTACGAGTGGGCGTCAAACGCCCGGGTGCGGGAAGTGCTTCACGGCTTGGGCATTGAGCGACTGGGGTTGGATACCCAGGTGGGGCAGCTGTCGGGCGGGGAACAGCGCCGGGTGAACCTGGCGGCGGCACTGGTGCGGGAGCTGGACCTGGTGGTGTTGGACGAACCCACGAACCACCTGGACATTGAGGGGGTGCAGTGGCTTGCGGACCATTTGCTATCGCGCAAACTTTCGGTTGTGGTGGTGACGCACGACCGGTGGTTCCTGGATACCGTGGCGACCCGCACGTGGGAGGTGCACGACGGCCAGGTGGATGCGTACGAGGGCGGCTATAACGATTGGATCTTCGCCAGGGCGGAGCGGTCCCGGCAGGCGGATGCCATGGAGCAGCGGCGGCAGAATCTGGCGCGGAAAGAACTGGCGTGGCTGCGCCGGGGCGCGCCGGCCCGCACGTCGAAGCCCCGCTACCGGATTGATGCGGCGGAGGCCCTGATTGCCGCCGTGCCGCCGCCTCGGGACAAGGTGGAGCTCATGGCGTTTTCGCGGCAGCGCCAGGGCCGCATCGTGGTGGAGCTGGAGGATGCCCGCATTGACACCCCCGACGGTCGCCCGCTTGTCGACGACCTCACGTGGCGTCTCGGCCCCGGGGAGCGCATCGGCCTGGTGGGGGTCAATGGGTCGGGCAAAACCACCCTGCTGCGCGCCCTCGCCGGGGAATACCCCCTGGCGGCCGGCCGCCGCATCGAAGGCCGTACCGTCCGTCTGGGGTGGTTGCGGCAGGAACTCGACGACCTAGACCCCGACATGCGACTTCTCGATGCGGTGGAGGAAGTGGCCAGCTATGTGCAGTTGGGGAAGAAGGAATTAAGCGCCGCCCAACTGGCGGAACGCCTCGGGTTCAGCCCGAAACGGCAGCGCACCCCCATCAAAGACCTGTCCGGTGGGGAGCGGCGCAGGTTGCAGCTCACCCGGGTGCTCATGTCCGAACCGAATGTGCTGCTGTTGGACGAGCCGACGAACGACCTGGACATTGACACGCTTCAGGAGCTGGAATCCCTGCTGGATAATTGGGCCGGCACCCTAGTGGTGATTTCCCACGACCGGTATTTGATCGAACGCATTGCAGACTCCACCTGGGCGCTCTTCGGGGACGGGAAGCTCACGAACCTGCCCGGGGGCATCGACGACTATTTGAAGCGTCGTCACGCAATCGCCGCCCGCACGCCGGCGCCGGAACCCAAACCGGAGTCAGAAAAACCCCGGTCTGGCAGCGAAATGCGCCGGCTGTCAAAGGAAATGGCCGCGGTGGAGCGGAAAATAGCGAAGACCCGCGACCAGCTGGCCGCGGTGGAGGCTGACATGGCGGCGTACGCCACCGACATGGACCAACTTGTGACCCTGGGCGCCCAGGCGGATGAGCTGAAACACCAGCTAGACGAGCTGGAGACCCGGTGGCTGGAGCTGGGGGAGCAGTTGGAAGGGTAG
- a CDS encoding 4-(cytidine 5'-diphospho)-2-C-methyl-D-erythritol kinase, whose translation MMREVTAIAHGKVNLHLGVGALRDDGYHELVSIFQSLELRDVVTLTEASPNTGVAGRVVELECATAGVPTDNTNLAWRAVDIVFGRSTQQPPAVRITLAKGIPTAGGMAGGSADAAAALIAANKILDNEFELGELLDIAADLGSDVPFTLVGGTALGTGRGEHLVPTLSKGTYHWALAFSRTGLATPAVFRKLDELDRTPHLDVTALSRALRTGNPHQVAPLLHNDMQAAALSLQPQLRTTLNTGMAAGALAGIVSGSGPTCAFLCEDARAAREVAAELSLSGNTAVTSGPARGAHLKGE comes from the coding sequence ATGATGCGAGAAGTTACGGCGATTGCCCACGGGAAAGTCAATCTACATTTAGGGGTGGGGGCGCTTCGAGACGACGGTTACCATGAACTCGTCAGCATATTCCAATCCCTCGAACTTCGAGACGTCGTAACCCTCACCGAGGCGAGTCCCAACACCGGGGTGGCCGGCCGGGTGGTTGAGCTCGAATGCGCCACCGCCGGGGTGCCCACGGACAACACCAACCTCGCCTGGCGGGCCGTCGACATCGTGTTTGGGCGATCCACGCAGCAACCGCCGGCGGTACGCATCACCCTTGCCAAGGGAATACCCACCGCCGGCGGCATGGCCGGGGGAAGCGCCGACGCCGCGGCCGCCCTCATCGCCGCCAATAAAATACTCGATAACGAGTTCGAATTGGGGGAATTATTAGACATAGCAGCAGACCTCGGCAGTGATGTGCCCTTCACCCTGGTGGGGGGCACCGCATTGGGCACCGGCCGGGGGGAACATTTAGTTCCCACCCTCTCAAAGGGCACCTACCACTGGGCTCTTGCCTTCTCTCGCACCGGCCTCGCCACCCCGGCCGTGTTCCGCAAACTCGACGAACTTGACCGCACCCCCCACCTAGATGTGACCGCGCTGAGCCGGGCGCTGCGCACCGGGAACCCACACCAAGTCGCCCCCCTGCTGCATAACGACATGCAGGCCGCCGCCCTATCGCTGCAACCACAGCTACGCACAACCCTCAACACCGGCATGGCCGCCGGGGCGCTCGCCGGCATTGTTTCCGGGTCGGGCCCCACCTGCGCATTCCTATGCGAAGACGCTCGCGCCGCCCGGGAAGTCGCGGCGGAACTATCGCTCAGCGGAAACACCGCCGTCACATCCGGCCCGGCGCGCGGCGCCCACCTCAAAGGAGAATAA
- the rsmA gene encoding 16S rRNA (adenine(1518)-N(6)/adenine(1519)-N(6))-dimethyltransferase RsmA, whose translation MTTARLLGPADIRTLASELDITPTKKLGQNFLHDPNTVRMIVTTAQFTDVTNRHVLEVGPGLGSLTLGLVTACEKVTAIEIDPRLAARLPRTIAEFAPDYADRLTVSNRDALTVSPQDIDMSTPPTALVANLPYNVSVPILLHLLAEFPSIARVVVMVQAEVADRLAARPGTKIYGVPSVKAAFYGQVRRAGTIGKNVFWPAPKIDSGLVSIDCTHPYSSSLRDTVFPLIDAAFLQRRKTLRAALSGVYGSASQAEEALRRAQIDPTLRGEKLDISDFIRLATSGQSSR comes from the coding sequence ATGACTACTGCACGTCTGCTGGGACCGGCTGATATCCGCACACTCGCCAGCGAACTCGACATTACCCCCACGAAAAAGCTGGGCCAGAACTTCCTGCATGACCCCAATACGGTCCGCATGATTGTCACGACCGCCCAGTTCACGGACGTCACTAACCGGCATGTTCTTGAGGTGGGCCCGGGGTTGGGGTCGCTTACTCTGGGGCTTGTGACCGCCTGCGAAAAGGTCACCGCGATCGAGATTGATCCCCGGTTGGCGGCCCGGCTCCCCCGTACCATCGCTGAATTCGCCCCCGACTATGCGGATCGGCTCACCGTCAGCAATCGGGATGCCCTGACGGTTTCCCCCCAGGATATTGACATGTCGACGCCGCCAACGGCATTGGTGGCAAACCTGCCCTATAACGTGTCGGTGCCGATCCTTTTACACCTTCTCGCGGAATTCCCCAGCATTGCGCGGGTTGTGGTCATGGTGCAGGCGGAGGTTGCCGACCGGTTGGCGGCCCGGCCCGGCACGAAAATTTATGGGGTTCCCAGCGTCAAGGCCGCATTTTATGGGCAGGTGCGGCGGGCCGGAACGATTGGTAAAAATGTTTTTTGGCCTGCGCCGAAAATTGATTCTGGCCTCGTGTCGATTGATTGCACACATCCTTATTCGTCGTCGCTGCGTGACACGGTGTTCCCCCTGATTGATGCCGCATTTCTTCAGCGTCGTAAAACATTGCGCGCAGCATTATCTGGTGTGTATGGTTCGGCAAGTCAGGCGGAGGAAGCGCTACGACGCGCCCAGATCGACCCCACGCTTCGGGGCGAAAAACTCGACATTTCGGACTTCATCCGTCTGGCCACCAGCGGGCAATCATCGCGGTAG
- a CDS encoding FadR/GntR family transcriptional regulator gives MMKPITLSATQAAIEGIQQYIRDHSLTSGDILPSETELCDELNCSRSSVREAMRTLQSLDVVEVRRGQGTFVAGMTLSPMVQGMVLRATLDPDHTAAHLHEVIATREFLELSVVDELMSAHTKESLDSLNQLASNMRTSFSEYGSFMDEDQQFHAALLSPVSNALMRELAGAMWQVYAQLIDICEIPITVDAERTIKNHESIVRALRNKDSAAYREAVQNHYAPLRAAIAQL, from the coding sequence ATGATGAAACCGATCACGCTCAGTGCCACCCAAGCGGCTATTGAAGGAATTCAACAATATATTCGGGATCACAGCCTCACCTCTGGTGACATCCTCCCCAGCGAAACTGAATTATGCGACGAACTCAATTGCTCCCGATCATCCGTGCGTGAAGCCATGCGCACGCTGCAATCTTTGGATGTGGTGGAGGTGCGACGCGGTCAGGGAACCTTCGTGGCCGGCATGACCCTATCGCCCATGGTGCAGGGAATGGTGCTGCGTGCCACCTTAGACCCGGACCATACCGCCGCCCACCTGCACGAGGTTATCGCCACCCGAGAATTTTTGGAGTTGTCGGTTGTTGACGAGCTCATGTCCGCCCACACCAAGGAATCTCTGGATTCCCTGAACCAATTGGCATCGAATATGCGCACATCGTTTAGCGAGTACGGCAGTTTCATGGACGAGGATCAACAATTCCATGCGGCGCTACTCAGCCCGGTGTCCAATGCATTAATGCGGGAACTCGCCGGGGCCATGTGGCAGGTGTATGCGCAGCTCATCGACATTTGCGAGATCCCCATCACCGTTGATGCGGAACGCACCATCAAAAACCATGAGAGCATCGTGCGGGCGCTACGAAATAAGGATTCCGCAGCATACCGGGAGGCTGTGCAGAATCATTACGCACCGTTGCGGGCGGCCATTGCCCAACTGTGA
- a CDS encoding ABC transporter substrate-binding protein, translated as MTISRRSFFKLIGAAAGITATLSACSNIDRKTAALATKGADGRNRDEITAAISYELGTSGYDPMTATSALTIAANWHTMEGLYEISPTPDRSVYTALAADEPRHVDDVTYEVSLREGAAFHTGKAVTADDVVFSFERVRDPENDSQYAAFISVIDAVEVKDPTTVIFRLKYPFNLLKERLATIKIVPKAEVERNRKDFDALPIGTGPWKLVDNGAASSALVFEKNPHYTGPKPAQASRMSWRILPNASTRTHAIESKAVDAIDSVPYLSIDQVQASADVDSVQGFGLLFVMFNQGDGSAMRDVKNRHGVMYSCDIDKIIKTGMLGQATAATCFVQEQHDSYHKAATVYTLDKAKATQLFADTGVKKLKMLSTSHDWVKPCADIMRESLTDLGLTVTFEAQKSAKLYDYIEHSNDWDIVVAPGDPSVFGNDADLLLRWWYATDRWTDTRMHWKGTESYARIQELLDQAARATGEEQENLWHEIFDLLSTEVPLYPLFHRKNPSAWDADVLTGFEPIALTGLSFLDVGLRG; from the coding sequence ATGACCATAAGTCGGCGCAGTTTTTTCAAACTTATCGGGGCCGCAGCCGGAATAACCGCCACGCTCAGCGCCTGTAGCAACATAGATAGAAAAACGGCCGCCCTCGCCACCAAAGGCGCCGACGGCCGTAACCGTGACGAAATCACCGCCGCCATATCCTATGAGCTGGGGACCAGTGGGTACGATCCCATGACCGCTACATCGGCGCTCACTATCGCCGCGAATTGGCACACCATGGAAGGACTTTATGAGATTAGCCCCACCCCGGATCGGAGCGTGTACACCGCGCTTGCCGCCGACGAACCACGCCATGTGGACGATGTCACCTATGAAGTAAGCCTGCGTGAGGGGGCCGCGTTTCATACCGGCAAGGCTGTGACTGCCGACGATGTAGTTTTTTCATTCGAACGGGTTCGGGACCCGGAGAACGATTCACAGTACGCCGCCTTCATTTCCGTCATTGACGCTGTGGAGGTTAAGGATCCCACCACCGTCATTTTCCGCCTCAAATACCCTTTTAACCTGTTGAAAGAGCGGTTGGCAACCATTAAGATCGTGCCCAAGGCAGAGGTGGAGCGTAACCGGAAGGATTTTGACGCACTGCCCATCGGCACCGGACCGTGGAAATTAGTGGACAACGGCGCAGCATCATCAGCACTTGTGTTCGAAAAGAATCCGCATTATACCGGTCCGAAGCCGGCCCAGGCCAGCCGCATGTCATGGCGGATTTTGCCCAACGCCTCCACCCGCACCCACGCCATCGAATCCAAAGCGGTGGACGCCATTGACTCCGTCCCCTACCTTTCCATCGACCAGGTTCAGGCCAGCGCCGATGTGGACTCCGTCCAGGGGTTTGGCCTGCTCTTTGTCATGTTTAATCAGGGTGACGGTTCCGCGATGCGGGACGTGAAAAACCGGCACGGTGTGATGTATTCCTGCGACATCGACAAAATCATTAAAACCGGCATGCTGGGGCAGGCCACCGCCGCCACCTGCTTCGTCCAAGAACAACACGATTCCTATCACAAGGCTGCCACGGTGTATACCCTGGACAAGGCCAAGGCCACCCAGCTGTTTGCCGACACCGGTGTGAAAAAACTCAAAATGCTGTCCACCAGCCACGACTGGGTGAAACCCTGCGCCGATATCATGCGGGAATCCCTCACTGATCTGGGGTTGACCGTGACGTTTGAAGCCCAAAAATCCGCCAAATTATACGACTACATTGAACACTCCAATGATTGGGACATTGTGGTTGCCCCGGGGGACCCGTCAGTGTTCGGCAACGACGCCGACCTGTTGTTGCGCTGGTGGTATGCCACCGACCGGTGGACCGACACCCGCATGCATTGGAAAGGCACCGAATCTTACGCCAGGATCCAAGAACTCCTCGACCAGGCCGCCCGTGCCACCGGTGAGGAACAGGAAAACCTGTGGCACGAAATTTTCGACCTATTATCCACCGAAGTACCACTATATCCCCTATTTCACCGGAAAAACCCCTCCGCCTGGGATGCGGATGTATTAACAGGTTTCGAACCGATTGCTTTAACCGGGCTGTCCTTCCTCGACGTCGGCTTGCGGGGGTAA